In Sorghum bicolor cultivar BTx623 chromosome 10, Sorghum_bicolor_NCBIv3, whole genome shotgun sequence, one genomic interval encodes:
- the LOC8077346 gene encoding inactive anthranilate O-methyltransferase 1, protein MASEQSLHMKTGEGEASYARNSTTQNAGQNRMKHLIQEAVRSLWKNTNTRKSVVITDLGCSAGPNALTLVKTAVDAIFHHCSDHKEMVPEISVLLNDLPDNDFNDVAKRLHAFQQSTQDCGPVVAAIVPGSFYKKLFTSSSVNLVLSSHSLNWLSQVPEDLKKSRIPVSDKDEGLRKARRPFIVQAFSQQFRKDFTIFLNTRAKELAPNGQMVLSMVGRPSSDTAYQSVQPWDFLFVPLNDMASRGVISRDILDSFYVPLYGPSDKELMEIIQDEGSFKINNIEVHEQMTGIDKSMQTPKIRALAARAAFEPTISQHFGRSEGVMDEFVGTIERQLSHVPASPAGSLLFLCVSLTKRV, encoded by the exons ATGGCCTCCGAGCAATCTCTGCACATGAAAACGGGAGAGGGAGAAGCGAGCTATGCTCGAAACTCTACCACTCAG AATGCAGGGCAAAACAGGATGAAGCATTTGATACAGGAGGCTGTCAGAAGCTTGTGGAAAAATACCAACACCCGTAAAAGCGTAGTGATCACTGATTTGGGATGCTCAGCTGGACCGAACGCGTTGACCCTTGTTAAAACTGCAGTTGATGCAATATTTCACCATTGTTCAGATCATAAGGAAATGGTACCGGAGATATCAGTGCTGCTGAATGATCTCCCGGATAATGACTTCAACGACGTGGCAAAGAGGTTGCATGCATTCCAGCAAAGCACACAGGATTGTGGTCCAGTTGTTGCTGCTATTGTACCTGGATCCTTCTACAAGAAACTCTTCACCAGTAGTTCCGTGAATCTAGTTTTATCATCACATAGCTTGAATTGGCTATCTCAGGTACCTGAGGATCTAAAGAAAAGCAGGATCCCTGTGTCTGACAAAGACGAGGGTCTCAGGAAAGCAAGGCGCCCCTTCATTGTTCAGGCTTTTAGCCAACAATTCAGAAAGGATTTCACAATTTTCTTGAACACACGGGCTAAAGAATTGGCCCCTAATGGTCAAATGGTGCTTTCCATGGTAGGCAGACCTTCCAGTGACACTGCCTACCAATCCGTTCAACCATGGGATTTTTTATTTGTGCCTTTAAATGACATGGCATCAAGG GGTGTGATCAGTAGAGACATATTAGATTCATTTTACGTACCACTATATGGGCCTTCAGATAAGGAGTTAATGGAGATCATACAAGATGAAGGGTCTTTCAAGATCAACAATATTGAGGTGCATGAACAAATGACTGGTATAGATAAAAGCATGCAGACTCCAAAGATCAGGGCACTCGCAGCCAGGGCTGCATTCGAGCCAACAATCAGCCAGCATTTTGGACGTTCGGAAGGAGTTATGGATGAGTTCGTTGGAACCATTGAGCGCCAACTCAGCCACGTTCCAGCTTCTCCTGCAGGCAGCTTACTTTTCTTATGTGTTTCCCTAACAAAAAGGGTATAG
- the LOC110431011 gene encoding uncharacterized protein LOC110431011, whose amino-acid sequence MPHGTGVELDLCDPSTRCPSPRTPAVSYFPEQLMEKLLYLADSLMDKLPDRVTTLDLLAGRLPRSINQIRHENGLTSSFPDRIHNPCAEADGANDLMLVDPGHHGLAAAIDVLSSEQKLHMPILLKHARLVFEEMPSKYIAIVHCVSTLLYIGTINICEEHKILVEMVGPNLVALELLLVVNQHQPWPPPDELRLMSCDAELRPTQWSMFIMAEWFFVRSYCGRLWKPPWPIQICQQIRFMLTDLVVSWKNMMISMLGAMVMCVAVDLRPIPWPSFSIFHEFTVQWCCVFDRGKCLRLGGLHLLLSVSMVGCALIHELVQQKCGGNCRCFMLEVVGQQFRVARGQMRDHWQAK is encoded by the coding sequence ATGCCCCACGGCACGGGCGTCGAGCTCGACCTTTGCGACCCGTCGACACGCTGCCCCTCGCCACGCACCCCAGCCGTGAGTTACTTCCCGGAACAGTTGATGGAGAAGCTGCTGTACCTAGCGGATTCGCTGATGGATAAGCTGCCAGACCGCGTCACCACACTCGACCTCCTCGCAGGGCGCCTTCCACGGTCCATCAACCAGATCCGCCATGAGAATGGCCTCACCTCCTCCTTCCCCGACCGCATCCACAACCCCTGCGCCGAGGCCGACGGCGCCAATGACCTCATGTTGGTCGACCCTGGTCACCATGGCCTTGCTGCTGCCATTGATGTGCTGAGTTCAGAACAGAAGCTGCACATGCCAATTCTCCTGAAGCACGCTCGACTGGTGTTTGAAGAAATGCCAAGCAAGTACATCGCCATCGTTCACTGTGTGAGTACTCTGCTATACATCGGCACTATCAACATTTGTGAGGAACATAAGATATTGGTGGAAATGGTTGGTCCCAATCTAGTGGCGCTAGAACTACTACTTGTAGTCAACCAACATCAACCATGGCCACCACCTGACGAACTGAGATTGATGAGCTGTGATGCTGAGTTACGGCCTACACAATGGTCGATGTTCATTATGGCTGAGTGGTTCTTTGTCAGGAGTTACTGTGGTCGACTTTGGAAGCCCCCATGGCCTATACAAATTTGCCAacaaatcaggttcatgctcaCTGACCTTGTAGTGTCCTGGAAAAATATGATGATATCAATGCTTGGTGCTATGGTGATGTGTGTTGCTGTTGACCTTCGACCAATACCATGGCCATCCTTCAGCATATTTCATGAATTTACTGTACAATGGTGTTGTGTGTTTGACCGTGGCAAGTGCCTTCGACTTGGTGGTTTGCATCTCTTGCTATCAGTGAGTATGGTTGGTTGTGCACTGATTCATGAGCTAGTACAGCAGAAGTGTGGTGGCAATTGTCGATGTTTCATGCTTGAAGTGGTAGGACAGCAATTTCGAGTTGCAAGAGGACAGATGAGGGATCACTGGCAGGCTAAATAA